Sequence from the Coleofasciculaceae cyanobacterium genome:
ATCACTCACTCGCCCTTGAGTTGGCTTGCGAATATAGGTAACAGAAGCCCGCACTTTAGCAATAATATTCTGAAAATGACTATCACAGGTAGGACGCAGGGCAAAAATATCAATATCCAACCCTGCGGCTTCATGGGCTAAAATTTCGTTGACCACAAAAGTTTCACAATAGCGGGGATAGCGTTTGAGAACATAGCCTACTTTGATTAATTGTTGTTTCACGTTTTTCTATTTACTATTTACTACAGACGACACGTAATTGGGCGATTCTTCCAGGATTTCAGCTAAAAATTGCGGAATACGTTCCAATCCTCGAAAATCTAATTTTTGCCGAATTTTGGGAGTCGATTTTTCTTGACGCAACCATGCACTTAAAGATTCAGGACTCAATCTTTCGGGATGTAGCATATCTATCAATCCCAATTCCTGTAAAAGTTGCACTCGGATTAGCTGTTCTCGTCGCGGTTTAATTCTTGGTACGATTAACGCCCGTTTTTCAAAGGAGAGAATTTCACACGTGGTGTTGTATCCTCCCATCGAAATTACCCAATCAGCCCGTTCTAATAACAGTGTGGGTTCGGCAACATATTCTAATACCTGCAAGTCAGACCGCTTGTCTGTATAAGCTTGAATTTGCTGGCGCGTCTTTTGGGGCATCATTGGCCCTGTGATGATAACTCCCTGAGTATCTTGAGGAAACTCGCTTTGAGCAAAGGCTTTAGCTAATTCTCCTCCATCTTGCCCACCTCCCACCATACATAAAGCTAAACGTCCAGGTGGTAAGTTAAAAGTTGGTTGCAAGTGTTCCTGCGTCACAAATTGGAGTGCAGAACGTCGGTCGAGATAGCCTGTATAGCGAAATTTGGCGGTAACATCGGCACTCAAACCGTATTCTTGAATTGAATTATAGACTCGAGGATCGCCATAAACCCATACAGCATCGTAATAACGGCGAATGGTATCTTGATAATTATTTTGTTTCCAGCTGCGCCGAATTACCTTGGGTTCGTCTAAAACATCACGTAAACCGAGAACGCATCGGGTATTTGTCTCGTTTCGTAAGTAGTGTAGAGTAGCATTGAGTTCTCCCATTGCTCCCCTGGGTACATTATCGACAATCAAAACATCGGGTTTAAAGGTTTGTACTGTAGTGTGAATAATTTGCGATCGCAAATTAATAATTTCCTTTAAAGATAGATCCAATCGTCTTGCCTGATACTGTCCATCTGTGCTTTTATGTAGAGCGGGAAGAGTTAAGTAATCGATACCAGGAGGTATTTGAAACTGATTTGCATCCCCCATGCCACTAATCATCAAAATATCCGCATTAATAGCGGAGATGGCCAAGGTTTGAGCAATTAAGAGATTACGTCGCTTGTGTCCCAATCCCATCGTGTCGTGAGAATAGAGAATAATCCGCCACTTACGCTGCTGAGAATACTGCTGTGGAAAAATTTTAGGAGACTTGAGCTTATTCGATTTGTGAGGTTGCAGACTCGGCATTTTCGTTACATGGTGATTAGTAGTTGAGCCTCGTAAATAAGGAATAGCAATAGCCATAATTTCTCCTCCGCAAAGCGCGATCGAACATTATCTGGGTGTTATTTAGTAAAATCTTCTAGACTTACTTTATATTGCTCTAGCGAATTAGCCTTGATTAAACAGATGCAATTTAAAATGCCGAAAACATTATCTATAAATTAAATAAGTATTTAATAAAAGGTTAATTACACTTTTCAGTATGAAAAATAACCATGAAGCATCAATGAAAAATTGATGAGAAAGTTTTCATGAATCTTGGCGGTTACCAAAGTTGAGTCAAGATAAAAGCATTACTATGAGGAATAAAAAGAAGGCGATCGCCTTTCTAAAAAGTCTCGTTATATTCCCAGGCGATCGCGACTAATTAGATAGGTTTCTGCCCTGTTAAACCAATTTCTCCATAAGATAGTTCGAGAGTGTGGCTATATTGAGCGCGCAGAAAAGCCCAATAACCTATTGGATATCCAGAGTCTTTCGGTTCTTCAATAAGTACATCTTCAAGACGCGCTCTTTCACATAAGATATCCATCGATTCGCGACTCTTGCAACCAACACCCAGATGTGCCAATAAAGATAAAAGATGTACAGAAACGGTTTGAATTAAGACAATTACAAAAAGTCGAGTATTGTCAGTGAGCCAAACTACGGCAACACTTGCTGCATCAATACGTCGATGAACAACCTGCATCCCTGCATAAGTCGAATAGAATTCGATACTTCGCTCTATATTTGAAACAAGAGCGATGTGAGTGAGTCCGAAATTATGTGATACATAACGCGCATAATGCATACATATCAATCATTGTCAATCTTACAAGACGTTAATCAATAAGTTAAGCTTTGTCCAGGTATCAAAAAAGCGATCGCATTTGCTGTCAAGCTATTGGGATTGATTGATAATTCTTGAAAATTAAAGCCTAGTTCAATTAAATAAATTATCTAAAATTAAATTATGCTCCATACTTTTTGCTTGATCCCCCAACTAATGGCATGAAGCAATCCTATTAAGGCTAGACTCAACACAATTCCACACAAAAGTGCTGCAAGCGGTTCCCAAAGCCACCAAATTCATTCAAATCAATTTTTCCTGGAGGTAAAGCTTTGCGTTTCGGGCAATGGCTGGGTTTAATCGCCCTCATAATTTCTCTTTACATTCTGTGGCAAATTCGGCAAATCGTTCTGCTGCTATTTGCTGCGGTTATTTTGGCAACAGTCTTAAACCGAGTCGTGCGACGATTACAGAGATCGCGCGTCAAACGAGGATTTGCCATTGCTATTACAATTATTATTCTCCTGGCAGTCATCATTAGCTTTTTTGCGCTGATTGTACCGAGTATTGTTGAACAGTTACAACAATTAGTTGATATTGTGCCACAAGTATCCCAAAGACTAACTACTTGGTTTGAGTGGCTGCAATCTGTAATTCCTGGCTCAATGTTAGAACAATTCCAAGAGTTTAAAGGTTTAGAAAATCTCACTCAACAAGTACAAACATGGCTCTCGCGATTGCTAAACAACTTTTTTGTTTTGCTGAATAACTCTTTTAGTGTTGTCGTGAGCATCTTGCTGTTTCTGGTTCTAACCATCATGCTCTTAGCAAATCCTGCTCAATACCGACGCATTTTTATCTTGGCTTTTCCTGCCTTTTACCGCAGGCGGGTTGATGAGATTCTTGGCGAGTGCGAAGCTGCGTTGGTTGGCTGGATTAAAGGTACACTAATCGCTATGGCTGTTATCGCCTTGGTGTCTTTTATTGGGTTGTCAATCTTGGGAGTTCCACTGCCTTTTGTTAACGCGACGTTGGCAGGTTTATTAGAATTTATTCCCAATCTCGGGCCAACCTTGAGCGTCATACCACCGGCACTGCTTGCCTTGCTCGATGCCCCTTGGAAATCTCTGGCAGTAATATTGCTTTACCTCGCGATTCAGCAGTTTGAAAGCCTAGTTTTAGTGCCTCTGCTTATGAAACAAGAGGCAGATCTGTTGCCAGTATTTACAATCTTGGCAGTTGTGGTTTTTTCTAGCTTGTTCGGATTCTTGGGTTTATTTCTCGCTATTCCTCTATTGATTGTGGTGCAGATTTGGCTCAAAGAAGCTTTAGTTAAAGATATTCTCAACAAATGGAATTCAAATAGAACTAACAATTCAAATTAGAATTTTTGCAATTAGTTTTTTCTGTAATCAGACTAACTATAATGCTTCTATAATGCTTCAAAAGTCAATTTGACCGCTCAATTACAGAGCCGCGTCCTCTGGTGTAAACTTGCGTAAACTCGGCACCGAGTAGAAGAATTTGAGCCGAAAAAAAGACCCAAATCAAGACGATAACTAAAGAGCTGGCTGCGCCATAACTAGAACCGATGCTGCTATTACCGAGATATAAGCCAATTAAAAACTTGCCAATCGTAAATAATAAAGCAGAGGTAGTGGCTCCAATCCAAATATTGCTCCAAGCAATATTAATATCGGGCAGCACCTTATAAAGTAAAGCAAATAACAGCGTTGTTCCCCCAAAAGAAAAGATCAAATTGAGTATCTGCCCCAGTTGAATCCATTGTGGAATATAGATGTCCAAAAAAATTAGCGATCGCAGCAAGTACAGCACTAAAAATCAGGGAAACTAGTAACAAAAAACCAATAATTAACAACGGCGCGAGCGAGAAAATTGTATAAAAAGCGATTCCCGCAGCCCATAGCGACACTTTATCTTGTTGCCACTCGATAGCCGTATTCTTAAACAGTACCCAAATCGTTTTTAGTTGCATTTCTAATCGGGCAATAATCTATAAATACTTTTTTAATTACTATTTATAGAACAAATGCGACAAACCGCGATCGCCCAAGGGGTTACTACAGCAGCAGGAGTAGATAGTAACACTCTAGTACGGATACGGATAGAACTGGCATTAAACCGTTCAGTCGCCAAGCAGTAGAAATATTTAGCTCGTACTAATAATCCACAAGTTGTTATACCTGTGGATTATGTCTGATAAAAGCGATCGCCAGAAAACGATTACTAACTTATACTAACTCTTATAGAGATTCGGGGAATGAGAATGACTTCCAACCATTGGCTGAGAAGCTCGCCGAGCGCATCGCAACTATATAAATATAAACCATAGCTAAATCTCTTTGATTTAACAAAGCTAATAGCTAACCGCTTTGTGGTTTAATCGTTTGAGTAAGTAAATTGTTTGTCGGCAGTTTGTTTTCTAGAAATGGTTTTACTGTTCAGTACGCGCTCTAAGATCCTTTCTACTAAAGCAGCAAACATAGGATCACCACGGTGACGAGGACGAGACAGAGGAACAGGTATATCTAACTCCACTCCACCTGCTTCTAATAAGACAACGCGATCAGCTAGTGTTACTGCTTCTTCAACATCATGGGTGATTAGTAAGGTCGTGAATTGTTGTGACTGCCACAGATGCTCGATTAAACGCTGCATTTCTATACGGGTTAGGGCATCGAGCGCACCTAAAGGTTCGTCTAACAGGAGTAAGCGCGGTTGACTGACTAAGGCTCGTGCTAAGGCAACTCGTTGACGCTGTCCGCCAGAAAGTGTAGCAATCCAGTCATTGGCGCGATCGCCTAAACCAACCTGTTCTAACGCCCACCTAGCCCTGGGTTTCCAATTACCCCGTAGTCCTAAGCCAACGTTGTCTAAAACTCGTTTCCAAAGCAATAACCGCTCATCCTGAAACATCATGCGTGCGGACTGGTTTAACTTGCCTAAAGGTTCTCCCTCAATTAATACGCCTCCACTGGTGGGAATCTCTAACCCAGCAATTAGTCTTAACAGGGTACTTTTGCCACAGCCACTGCGTCCGACGATCGCCACAAATTCTCCAGGGGCAACTTCTAAATCTAATTTTTGTAAAACCTTTTGTTTGCCAAAGGCTTTAGTTAACTCTAAAATTTTGAGGTCTGTTCCTTGTGTAGTCGATTTCATAAGCCGTTTGGTAATTAAAATTGATAACTGGGATGCCATTGCAGCAATTTCGTTTCTAGTAGACGAGCGATCGCATCTGCTAATTTTCCTAACAAAGCGTACAATAAGATGGCGAACACCACTACATCCGTTTGCATAAATTCGCGAGCATTCATTGCCAGGTAGCCAATTCCCGAGTTAGCGGCGATCGTTTCTGCCACAATCAATGTCAGCCACATAATTCCTAAAGCAAAACGCACGCCCACCAAAATCGACGGTAATGCACCAGGAAGAATAATTTGCCAAAACAGCTCCCAGAATGAGAGTCCATAAATCTTGCCCATTTCTAACAAACCCCGATCAATAGTACGAATTCCCAGATAGGTATTGATGTAGATGGGAAATAAAACCCCGATCGCTACTAAAAAAACTCTGCCAGCATCACCTATACCAAACCAGAGAATTACTAAGGGAATCATCGCTAGATGGGGAATGTTGCGTAACATCTGTATCGAGGTATCTAATAAAAGTTCCGACCAACGAAAGACACCGTTTAATAAACCTAAAACAAAGCCGATTAAACCGCCGATAATAAAACCCCACATCGCCCGCACCGCACTGACATAAATATGTTTGTACAATTCACCTGTGCTAGCTAAATGAATACCTGCTCTTGCTACAGCTATAGGTGTAGGCAAAACCTTAGTAGAAATCCAACCTATCTGCGCCAATACTTGCCAAACCAAAATCAGCAGAATTGGTACTATCCAAGGAGAAAGTAAATTTATTTGTTTCTTATTTAAAATCTTATTCATCTGCAAAAAGTTAAAAGTTAAAAGTTAAAAATAACTTTCTGTTTGACTAGCTAAAAGCTAAGAGCGCAGCGCGT
This genomic interval carries:
- the ssuC gene encoding aliphatic sulfonate ABC transporter permease SsuC, producing the protein MNKILNKKQINLLSPWIVPILLILVWQVLAQIGWISTKVLPTPIAVARAGIHLASTGELYKHIYVSAVRAMWGFIIGGLIGFVLGLLNGVFRWSELLLDTSIQMLRNIPHLAMIPLVILWFGIGDAGRVFLVAIGVLFPIYINTYLGIRTIDRGLLEMGKIYGLSFWELFWQIILPGALPSILVGVRFALGIMWLTLIVAETIAANSGIGYLAMNAREFMQTDVVVFAILLYALLGKLADAIARLLETKLLQWHPSYQF
- a CDS encoding ATP-binding cassette domain-containing protein is translated as MKSTTQGTDLKILELTKAFGKQKVLQKLDLEVAPGEFVAIVGRSGCGKSTLLRLIAGLEIPTSGGVLIEGEPLGKLNQSARMMFQDERLLLWKRVLDNVGLGLRGNWKPRARWALEQVGLGDRANDWIATLSGGQRQRVALARALVSQPRLLLLDEPLGALDALTRIEMQRLIEHLWQSQQFTTLLITHDVEEAVTLADRVVLLEAGGVELDIPVPLSRPRHRGDPMFAALVERILERVLNSKTISRKQTADKQFTYSND
- a CDS encoding YhjD/YihY/BrkB family envelope integrity protein encodes the protein MQLKTIWVLFKNTAIEWQQDKVSLWAAGIAFYTIFSLAPLLIIGFLLLVSLIFSAVLAAIANFFGHLYSTMDSTGADTQFDLFFWGNNAVICFTL
- a CDS encoding glycosyltransferase, whose protein sequence is MAIAIPYLRGSTTNHHVTKMPSLQPHKSNKLKSPKIFPQQYSQQRKWRIILYSHDTMGLGHKRRNLLIAQTLAISAINADILMISGMGDANQFQIPPGIDYLTLPALHKSTDGQYQARRLDLSLKEIINLRSQIIHTTVQTFKPDVLIVDNVPRGAMGELNATLHYLRNETNTRCVLGLRDVLDEPKVIRRSWKQNNYQDTIRRYYDAVWVYGDPRVYNSIQEYGLSADVTAKFRYTGYLDRRSALQFVTQEHLQPTFNLPPGRLALCMVGGGQDGGELAKAFAQSEFPQDTQGVIITGPMMPQKTRQQIQAYTDKRSDLQVLEYVAEPTLLLERADWVISMGGYNTTCEILSFEKRALIVPRIKPRREQLIRVQLLQELGLIDMLHPERLSPESLSAWLRQEKSTPKIRQKLDFRGLERIPQFLAEILEESPNYVSSVVNSK
- a CDS encoding AI-2E family transporter; its protein translation is MRFGQWLGLIALIISLYILWQIRQIVLLLFAAVILATVLNRVVRRLQRSRVKRGFAIAITIIILLAVIISFFALIVPSIVEQLQQLVDIVPQVSQRLTTWFEWLQSVIPGSMLEQFQEFKGLENLTQQVQTWLSRLLNNFFVLLNNSFSVVVSILLFLVLTIMLLANPAQYRRIFILAFPAFYRRRVDEILGECEAALVGWIKGTLIAMAVIALVSFIGLSILGVPLPFVNATLAGLLEFIPNLGPTLSVIPPALLALLDAPWKSLAVILLYLAIQQFESLVLVPLLMKQEADLLPVFTILAVVVFSSLFGFLGLFLAIPLLIVVQIWLKEALVKDILNKWNSNRTNNSN
- a CDS encoding YhjD/YihY/BrkB family envelope integrity protein — its product is MLRSLIFLDIYIPQWIQLGQILNLIFSFGGTTLLFALLYKVLPDINIAWSNIWIGATTSALLFTIGKFLIGLYLGNSSIGSSYGAASSLVIVLIWVFFSAQILLLGAEFTQVYTRGRGSVIERSN